DNA from Prunus persica cultivar Lovell chromosome G6, Prunus_persica_NCBIv2, whole genome shotgun sequence:
TGTCGCCCTCTGGAACGCAATGATTGCAGGATATGCCAAGTCAGGTGATGTCGACAATGCCCGCCATTTGTTCGAACTTATGCCCCCTAGGATTAGGAATGTCATTTCTTGGACTGCCCTGATTGCCGGATATGCTCAGGTGGACCGCCCCCACGAGGCCATCACAGTCTTCCGGAGAATGCAGCTTGAGAATGTTCAGCCTGATGAGATATCCATGTTAGCCGCACTCTCTGCTTGTGCCCATTTAGGGGCTCTCCACTTGGGGGAGTGGATCCATAACTATATTGAGAAACATGAATTTCGTAAGCTGGTTTCTCTCAATAACGCACTTATCGACATGTATGCCAAATCAGGCAACATAACAAAAGCCCTTCAAGTTTTTGAAAATACCAAATGTAAAACTGTCGTAACTTGGACGACCATGATTGCTGGACTGGCTTTGCATGGTCTCGGAAGAGAAGCCCTTGAAATGTTTGCTCAAATGGAAAGGGTTAAAATCAAGCCTAATGATATCACTTTCATTGCCATCCTTTCTGCTTGTAGCCATGGTCGATTGGTTGAAATAGGCCATTGGTATTTTAGCATCATGGTTTCCAAGTATAGGATTAAACCCAAAATTGTGCACTATGGCTGCATGATAGATCTACTCGCGCGTGCCGGTTATCTTCAAGAGGCACACGAATTGGTTAGACAGATGCCATTTGAAGCAAACGCAGCTATATGGGGTTCTCTTCTTGCCGCTTCTAATATTCATGGGGATGCGGAGCTTGGACAACATGCTTTGCAACATCTAATAATGCTAGAGCCCCATAATAGTGGAAATTATGCACTTTTGTCTAATGTGTATGGTTCTCTGGGTAGGTGGGATGAATCGGGCATGCTAAGGAAAGTTATGAGGGACACGGGTGTGAAGAAGACTCCAGGAAGGAGTTCCATAGAAGTGAATAACAGAGTTCATGAATTCATTGCAGGAGACAAATCCCACTTTGAATGCACTAGGATATATGAAGTCCTGTATAAGATTTTCAGGCAGTTGAAGCTGGCTGGACATCTGCAACAAGATTTTGGGGAGCTGCTTGAATTTGCTGAATAGCCATTAGCCAGGATTTGATACTCCAATTCTTCCAACGTCCAGTTTAACCAGATCTGAAATCTCCTTGGCATCACCGTATCTCTACCAGGGTTTCATCAACAAGAAGGTATTTTCTTTCCAAAGTAACTTCTTCTGTCCTTTAGAGCTGCTGAGAGACTATAAAAACATGACTATTCTTGCTCTTCACCCTCATGATATCCTACAAATTGTTCTTCAGGCACAACATACATGATTTGGTGtgtcaaagaaagaaagatactTAACAAAATGCCAACACCAATTTAGCAAGCTCCTGTCATCATCTAAACCTATTAAAAGAATGATATACAAGGAAGCCAAATATAGAGCTTATATGTTCTATGAATCTCCGTGGTTAATGAGACACTTCATTAGCTTCTCAGAAGTAGAAATTCCATAAGGAGAGTCACAACAGTGGTTTATATAGTGTCTTTGTCAGTTATCTCAATTTCGTGTACAAATCAGATTTGCTTGGTGAACTTGAAACTGAAAGAGCTTCATAAAAGCAATTAAGATATTGAACTTGTAAACATTGTGATATGATTTTTCAATGCACATTTTTACATGAATGTCGCTTTATTTCATTGAATTTTGTTACCTAGCAAATGGACAGAATCATCAGAAGATTAATTTACTAAGACTTTAAATTTATAGTCACCGACTGAAGCTGCTTCAAAGTATTAAACCGAGGAAGAATTCCTGCTCTAGTCCCAAGTTCTGAAATCCTAACCCTAGAAGAGCACTGGCCCAtaaaatctgaattttctgttgaagaagatggcGTATTCCTGACAAAAATAGAGGAAGAGAAACTTGTGAAACCATGGAACAGAACATAATCATTAGAAGATTAGGTGTTTTTGCAAAGGAAAAGGCTTCTGGATGAAAGTATTGCTCAAAAAGATTGAACATGTATTTACATAATTATCTTTCTTACCTGAGTTCATATCATTTTCTTGTGACTTTATCAGTTGCTGTGGCTTGATTGTTACCTTTGGAGTTACATATTCCATAAATAAAGCTCTTTGAGATCTCATTTTGTGCAGGCCATGTCTTATTCCTTCTGCAGAGCTCTGAAATAACGTGTCCAGATCTTCCTTTTGACATTCTTCCCCACGTATTGTGGTAGGCACTTGTTGACAGCCCGAATTTAGTTCTATTCTTGAAAGTGAGATTCCAGAATCTTCTCTCGAGTCCAAAATGCTATAAGCTAAATTAGAGGTAGAAATTTGGCCCCAATTGCTATTGTTTGACAAGAAACTGTCTGAGGATTCTGTTTCACCAAATGGTACCTGCATTGGGGATAAAGTGTTGAGCCCATTATCATCTTCATTCGAATGCAAACTGCTGTACCAAATATCAGGTGGATAAATGGTGTTGCATATGTGTGTCTCCATTGGCACGCCATCTAATTTGTCTTTTGTATGTATTATTATATCTTCAACAAATTCATCTGATGGAGAATCAGAGTTACATCTTGAGTCAATATTGTCAAAATCCTTCGAATTTGTGGGAGGTTTGGTAATAACCACTTCTTGCATGGACCTTTGAGATCCCTCCACATCACCATGCTTCTTCAATTTGTTGTGGTTGACAATCTGTCCTATTGCATTCTTGCAGTTTTGAACTTCCTCATCCTGCAAATggtctctttctttttgtccatTACATATATGTTTCTTCTCTGGGGTAGGAATAGCTGGAATCCGTTTGTTCCTGTGAAAATGACTCCTGGTAGCAGGTGCATTCTTATTTAGGAGTAGCCACTTATCAACATAATATTCTGCAGAACAAGCATTACTTTTATGTCTATTTTCACATTCCTCGCTATGATCTCTGTGATGATTGGAGCATTTTGGTGATGCTTCCTGTTCTGGGAATACAACCTCTTTAATGTCACATTCTGATAGATCCTGACTGTATTCTGTTTCTACATCTGCACTACGTTTCATCTTCAAAGCCACTAAACAGCTATTTCTGAAAATACTACATTCTGAGTTGTTTTCTGAAGTATCCTTTACAGGGAAATTTACAGATTTAGCATGATGGTTCATTGGTCTTCTCCTTCTTGCAGGGAATCTCACTTTCTCTTCAAAAGTTAGGTGTTCGGGTCCAGATTTTCTTCTACTGCAAATAGTAGGTCTCATAAACCTTGGTACCTGCGAAGAGGGAGCTGCTGCAACATTTCTAGTCTTGCTCCTTTTTGTTTCAAGATTAGCTTGGGGCAAGTCGTTAAATAAATTGTCAGCATCCAGTTTCTCACTGGAAGATTGGGTTGTCCCTGTTAATTTCTCCAATTCCTCATTTAGCTTCTTGATACTCATTCTAACATCCTGGAGCTCAACTTCAATCATTTTCATCTTTTGTTGCAGATTGATTGTTGCAACTTCCTTCTGCCTTTCTTCctgatttcaatttcttccAGTCATTATTAAGGCACCGGAGTTCACAATTTATAATAGAAACAAAATCAGCTTTTTGCATAAGCTGAGGTTCCTATAAGGCACTTGGATTCATGCAGCAAGCTAACCAGGTAATACAGCAAACTGATTATATGATTACTCTTTATCAAATGAATCTACTTTCTTGCACCAATATTCTTAgttatgattttaatttttacacAACTTTTCCGCCCTTCTATGATATGTGTATGATTCCTGCATAAACGGCTTCAAGACTTGCAATAGTTTTGTTAAAGATGATAAAGTGAGTGTTGATTaagctttcttctttttcactaTGACATACTCATTAGACTAACATCATGCACTTTATCATGTGTCTAGACTTGTTCTTATTAGTATTAATGtgccttcttttccttttctagttcaaatttttttctctagcTTATGTAATGTAGTTGACATCAATCAAGTACCATGCTCCAATTTCACTGAAAGAGGCTGGTTAAAATTATTGAACTGTTTGGGTAGCTTCAGGATTGTAAGGCATGATGGTGCATTTTGATGTAGGGGAGAGAAGTTAGAGTCCTTACTAAAGAGTTCGGTTGTGCGATGTGTGAGCGACCTCTGACTTATTTAGGCATTATCTTTGGGAGCAACCCTTCTGCATTATCTTTTTTCTAAATCTGGTGACAGAAAAAGTGTGGAAAAGGTTAGATGGGTGGAGGAGAGggaagagtagcattattattttttgtctaTCTTCATATTCTCGGGTGGGGTAGCTAGGATTTTAGAGAAATTAATGAGACTTCTTATGGGAAGGCTGTGGTGAGGAGGAAATTATCATTTAATCAATTGGGATCTTGTGCAGGAACTGAGGGGAAAAGGTGGGTTAACTATTGGAAATTTGTTAAAAGGAAATCAGGCATTACTAGGCAAATGGTTGTGGAGATTCTCACTTGAGAAAACTCTGTATGGTGTTCAATTGTTAGGAATGGCTGAGCCATATAAGTTTAGAAGGCTGGTGTGACCATTAAGGTGCAAAGTTTACCTGGTATAGTGGTCCATGGAAGCTAAATACTTGTGATATGATCTGGAGAAGAAGGCCTTACACATGTTTGTCTCCACTCCacattggtgggttttgtattAAAAGGAGGAGGGACTGCTGCACACTGGTTGTTTGATGTGTTTGAAGGGATGTGTGTTGGGGTTGTTATTTCTTGTTGGTGGAGAGGTACTGCAATTTAGAAGCTAACAAAAAGGGGCCATTTTCTCTGATGGTCTGCTGTTTTTGCCCTTTGTGCATTGTTTGGGTAGAAAGAAACAATCGGTATGTTGACaagaaggaagaggaagtGGATCTACTTTGGGATAGGATTAGATTCTTGGCTTCTTTTAGGGCGTCTTTGTCAAAGTTATTTAGAGactctctgtttttttgggtca
Protein-coding regions in this window:
- the LOC18774139 gene encoding pentatricopeptide repeat-containing protein At5g56310, with the protein product MNEIMRSGGELPFHPISAEVVSLLRLRLRQCSNLKHIEQAHGFMVAGGLHQDNRTLPRLIQACSSLGFSDYAYSVFTRTHGQPSIYLYNTIIKAKALSPSPSHAISLYNRIQLAALRPDTYSFPFVLKAVVRLAPPQVQRLVGAQIHCHIIGIGFDMDASVLTALIHMYSSCGCVSDARTLFDGAAAFAFAFRDVALWNAMIAGYAKSGDVDNARHLFELMPPRIRNVISWTALIAGYAQVDRPHEAITVFRRMQLENVQPDEISMLAALSACAHLGALHLGEWIHNYIEKHEFRKLVSLNNALIDMYAKSGNITKALQVFENTKCKTVVTWTTMIAGLALHGLGREALEMFAQMERVKIKPNDITFIAILSACSHGRLVEIGHWYFSIMVSKYRIKPKIVHYGCMIDLLARAGYLQEAHELVRQMPFEANAAIWGSLLAASNIHGDAELGQHALQHLIMLEPHNSGNYALLSNVYGSLGRWDESGMLRKVMRDTGVKKTPGRSSIEVNNRVHEFIAGDKSHFECTRIYEVLYKIFRQLKLAGHLQQDFGELLEFAE
- the LOC18772534 gene encoding kinesin-like protein KIN-14T — its product is MASRNPVHSLPEKIHSLLGLKSHLTSSWVKSVCDIIRNQPSQGQSTETHLTITNFEINSCSENCDDDDDDLSNAASNIRDELAILTAHINELNKQRRQVLNEFLDLKGNIRVLCRIRPITIGENFGRFRPVVALDSSNVHLRLTDNKSKSYSFDVVFHPGSSQDEVFSEVEPVIKSARDGYNACIFAYGQTGTGKTFTMEGTPDFPGVVPRAIEALFKQAVDSNHVFLFSFSMLEIYMGNLKDLLIPQPAKAMDPLPPCLSIQTDPKGGIEIENLVAIQVSDFNQALKLYRLGCRFRSTASTNCNVTSSRSHCLIRISVTCSGAPERRRETNKVWFVDLGGSERLLKTKAWGRRLEEGKAINLSLSSLGDVINALQTRKGHVPYRNSKLTQVLKDSLGKDSKTLMLVHISPKEEDLCETVCSLNFATRVRSVHLGNTDSTEERQKEVATINLQQKMKMIEVELQDVRMSIKKLNEELEKLTGTTQSSSEKLDADNLFNDLPQANLETKRSKTRNVAAAPSSQVPRFMRPTICSRRKSGPEHLTFEEKVRFPARRRRPMNHHAKSVNFPVKDTSENNSECSIFRNSCLVALKMKRSADVETEYSQDLSECDIKEVVFPEQEASPKCSNHHRDHSEECENRHKSNACSAEYYVDKWLLLNKNAPATRSHFHRNKRIPAIPTPEKKHICNGQKERDHLQDEEVQNCKNAIGQIVNHNKLKKHGDVEGSQRSMQEVVITKPPTNSKDFDNIDSRCNSDSPSDEFVEDIIIHTKDKLDGVPMETHICNTIYPPDIWYSSLHSNEDDNGLNTLSPMQVPFGETESSDSFLSNNSNWGQISTSNLAYSILDSREDSGISLSRIELNSGCQQVPTTIRGEECQKEDLDTLFQSSAEGIRHGLHKMRSQRALFMEYVTPKVTIKPQQLIKSQENDMNSGIRHLLQQKIQILWASALLGLGFQNLGLEQEFFLGLIL